CCCCGACTATTATGTATTGATATTCGAGAGCCAATCCCAATATAGTTATTCCGTTTCTTACAATAGAAATTAGTAATACTCCGAAAAAAGTACCAAGAATATGGGGTTGCCCATCTTTTATAATTGTTTTCCCTATCAATACAGCTGCAATGCTATCCATTAAATAAACTCCGGCTGCTGCTGATGGAAAATAAACTCCTGTCATCATACTGGTAAAAATCCCGCCCATAACTGCAAGGACTCCTGCAAACATAAAAGCATTCAATTTAAGAAGATTCGGATTTAGACCTAATGTACGGGTTATCATATCATTTGTTCCTGCAACATATAGATGATATGATGATTTTGTTCTGGTCATTAATAAATGAAGAATCAGAAAAATTGCAAGGCTTAATATTATTAGGGTAGATATCCCAAAAACAGAACTTTTTCCAAATTTCACAAAACTAAGAGGTATATTGTTGGTAATATTCATTCCTTTTGTATAGGTAACTACTATACCGGTAAAAAGAAGCTTTGTGCCCAGAGTAGTTATTGTAGAAGGAAAATGAAGATATCCTACAAAAAATCCATTCAGACCCCCAAGCAAAACTCCCATTAAAAGCGTTAATATTATCGCAACAAAAATCGGCAGCCCCTTGCTCATGAATCCGAGACAAAAAGCTGAGCCTATTGTTGCAATAACACCTATCGATAAATCTATTTCACCGATGACAAATACAAGAGTAAGTCCCAAAGCCTGTATTAATAAGGGTGACATATTTTTTAAAATCAATAATAAATTGGCAGGCTGAATAAAACGTGGGGTTATAACAGTAAAAATAATAAAAATAAGCAATATTGCAATCAAGGTTATATAATGTTGCAATCTCCATAAAATATTCTTTTTTAGATCAAGAGATTCCACCTAAATTTCTCCTTATAGAAATAATAATATATACTACTTGTATTTATGCAAAAATAATTTATAGAATTAATATTCATTTTTAAAACTTGCACTTTTTTTCTTATTTACTTAATTTTATATTTTATAATTATTTTCATTTTCATCATTACCCATAACCAGGATATGATGCAATAAAATATCCTCTGTAAGATCGGATGTGAGAAATTGTTTAGTAATTATTCCATCCTGCATTACAAAAACTCTGTCAGATATGAGCAATGCTTCTGATATATCACTCGTAATATATAGTGAAGGTATATTATCTCTGATAGCGAATTCTCTGATAATTTTGTAAAAATATTCTTTTGTACCGATATCTATACCAGCTGATATATCATCAAAAATAAATAATTTTGGA
This genomic stretch from Actinomycetota bacterium harbors:
- a CDS encoding ABC transporter permease produces the protein MSPLLIQALGLTLVFVIGEIDLSIGVIATIGSAFCLGFMSKGLPIFVAIILTLLMGVLLGGLNGFFVGYLHFPSTITTLGTKLLFTGIVVTYTKGMNITNNIPLSFVKFGKSSVFGISTLIILSLAIFLILHLLMTRTKSSYHLYVAGTNDMITRTLGLNPNLLKLNAFMFAGVLAVMGGIFTSMMTGVYFPSAAAGVYLMDSIAAVLIGKTIIKDGQPHILGTFFGVLLISIVRNGITILGLALEYQYIIVGVVFIGSLITEAIFRKRLSEETYG